The following coding sequences are from one Salvia hispanica cultivar TCC Black 2014 chromosome 3, UniMelb_Shisp_WGS_1.0, whole genome shotgun sequence window:
- the LOC125216402 gene encoding metalloendoproteinase 3-MMP-like, with translation MAFKIFHPISFIFLIFILLAPIGHAKRSTPSEKKSSPFDFIKKLKGCHKGNTTKEIHELKSYLKKFGYLRYENKIHASDDDFDEILESAIKTYQKNYHIKPSGIVDDKTISKMTTPRCGVPDIVNGTNYMQPRDKKHKPGSSNIHTVSHYSFFQGNPRWPPTKTHLTFRFSPNFPVSAVAPVARAFHKWDLATHFTFAQVGANQNSDMIIEFHRRDHGDGASFDGPGGVLAHAFAPTNGRFHYDADERWSIGSVSGAFDLETIALHEIGHLLGLGHSSVNAAIMFSGIGAGQIKNLHNDDIQGIRALYGR, from the coding sequence ATGGCTTTTAAGATTTTTCATCCCATCTCCTTCATCTTCCtaattttcattcttcttGCTCCAATTGGCCATGCCAAGAGGAGCACCCCAAGTGAGAAAAAATCATCACCTTTTGATTTcatcaagaaattaaaaggttGTCACAAGGGAAACACCACAAAAGAAATCCACGAGCTGAAATCCTATCTCAAGAAATTCGGATATCTCAGATATGAAAACAAAATCCATGCCAGTGACGATGATTTCGATGAGATCCTAGAATCAGCCATCAAAACCTACCAGAAAAACTACCATATCAAACCCTCAGGTATCGTAGATGATAAAACGATATCCAAAATGACAACCCCACGATGTGGGGTGCCTGATATTGTTAACGGCACCAACTACATGCAACCTCGTGACAAGAAACACAAGCCGGGCTCTAGCAACATCCACACAGTGTCTCACTACAGTTTCTTTCAAGGAAACCCTAGATGGCCACCTACCAAAACCCATCTCACTTTTCGATTCTCCCCCAACTTTCCTGTAAGTGCTGTAGCCCCCGTGGCACGTGCCTTCCACAAATGGGACTTAGCCACACACTTCACCTTTGCACAAGTGGGAGCCAATCAAAACTCTGATATGATCATAGAGTTCCATCGCCGCGACCACGGAGATGGAGCCTCTTTTGATGGCCCCGGTGGAGTCCTAGCTCATGCATTTGCACCTACCAATGGAAGGTTCCATTATGATGCCGACGAGAGGTGGTCTATTGGCTCAGTTTCGGGGGCTTTCGACCTAGAAACCATTGCGCTTCATGAAATTGGACACCTTCTAGGGCTCGGGCATAGCTCGGTTAATGCCGCAATCATGTTTTCGGGGATCGGAGCCGGGCAGATCAAGAATTTGCATAACGATGATATTCAAGGAATAAGGGCGTTGTACGGTCGCTAA
- the LOC125209377 gene encoding metalloendoproteinase 3-MMP-like, which yields MASKIFHPISFIFLIFVLLAPIGHAKRSIPSDKNSSPFDFIKKLKGCHKGNNTKDIHKLKAYLEEFGYLSYENNAHATDDDFDDTLDSAIKTYQKNYNIKPSGIVDDETISKMTTPRCGVPDIANGINYMQPRDNKHESSSSNIHTVSHYSFFPGNPKWPSSKTFLTYRFFSNVPTYAIAPVARAFQKWASATQFSFAQVPTNQNSDLVIGFYRRDHGDGVPFDGPRGILAHAFSPTNGRLHYDAEERWSVGSVKGSFDLETLALHEIGHLLGLQHSRVKEAIMFPTFSAGEVKNLNSDDIQGIRALYNR from the coding sequence ATGGCTTCTAAGATCTTTCATCCCATCTCctttatatttctcattttcgtTCTACTTGCACCAATTGGCCATGCCAAGAGGAGCATCCCAAGTGACAAAAACTCATCACCTTTTGATTTCATCAAGAAGTTAAAAGGTTGTCACAAGGGAAACAACACAAAAGATATCCACAAGCTCAAAGCCTATCTCGAGGAATTCGGTTATCTCAGCTATGAAAACAATGCTCATGCAACGgatgatgattttgatgataCCCTAGACTCAGCCATCAAAACCTACCAGAAAAACTACAACATCAAACCCTCAGGTATCGTAGATGATGAAACGATATccaaaatgacaacccctcgaTGTGGGGTGCCTGACATTGCTAACGGCATCAACTACATGCAACCTCGTGACAATAAACACGAGTCGAGCTCGAGCAACATCCACACAGTATCTCACTACAGTTTCTTTCCAGGAAACCCAAAATGGCCATCTTCTAAAACCTTTCTCACTTATAGATTCTTCTCCAACGTTCCAACATATGCTATAGCCCCTGTGGCACGTGCCTTCCAAAAGTGGGCTTCTGCCACCCAATTTTCCTTTGCACAAGTCCCAACCAATCAAAACTCTGATTTGGTTATAGGGTTCTACCGCCGCGACCACGGAGATGGAGTCCCTTTTGATGGCCCCCGCGGAATCCTAGCTCATGCATTTTCACCGACTAATGGAAGGCTCCATTACGATGCTGAAGAGAGATGGTCCGTTGGGTCAGTTAAGGGCTCTTTTGACCTTGAAACCCTTGCACTTCATGAAATCGGACACCTTTTAGGGCTTCAACACAGTAGAGTTAAAGAAGCTATCATGTTTCCGACGTTTTCAGCCGGAGAGGTCAAGAACTTGAATTCAGATGATATCCAAGGAATAAGAGCTTTGTACAATCGTTAG